Sequence from the Symbiopectobacterium purcellii genome:
GTATCAGATGATACAACGCTTTCTTGGTGGCATTGTCGTTACTATGGCCTTTGAACAGGCTGGTGACATTCATCGCTTCTTTACGCAGCGACGTCTCTTGTGTTTTGTCGAGGGCGATGCACAGAAAGAAGTCGCGTAACTCTGCGTCAAGGTTCTGATTAAAACGGCGCAGATAGGCGATCTGCTCTTTGGAGGAAAGGGCAAGGTATTCACTGATGATCTTTTCACTTCTACGCATTATCACACCCGTTGCCATAGGTTTTTCTTATTGATTTTGACGCACGCATCCCGAGGTGGTT
This genomic interval carries:
- a CDS encoding HEAT repeat domain-containing protein; its protein translation is MRRSEKIISEYLALSSKEQIAYLRRFNQNLDAELRDFFLCIALDKTQETSLRKEAMNVTSLFKGHSNDNATKKALYHLIRTPNAEIQIHAIGALGLMHIDESDLRYITHLAQHSEDERVQAAANAFIANRRDIASAL